In the genome of Bacteroidales bacterium, the window CCACAAAATTTACCCTCCTGAACTTATTGCTTTCCCGGATAAAGTCCTGTAAGGCTTTACTTTTGTATTTGGTGAAATCGCCAACAATGGCCAGGGAGGCGCGGTAGTTGGAGAATTTCTGGAGAATTTCGCCGGCCATGCCGGTTTTCAGATCGAAGAAGGAAGGATCGAGGTGTTCCTCTTTCACAATTATGTTGTCGCAATCCTGGTAACGCGCTTCAGCCATCATGTCGAGGGCATCCTGGACTTCGTGAATGACAATGCCGGTGGCTTGCACGATAGCCACTCGAGTTCCATTACGCTCGGTAAAAGTAAATTCCATGTTGAGAACTATTTTAGGTGTAATTTATATTTCTGATCATATCATGACGCAGTGTCCAGGTTTCGCAATTTCTTGATCATTATAACACCTCGTCCAACTGCTATCAATTTTTTATTATCAGGAGTTTTAGCAATGGATATCAAATCGGCGTTCTCATGTTTATAATCCCATGACCAGGTAATCCCTCCGTTTGTTGTTTTCAGAATACCATAGTAACCTATACCATATCCTTCATTTTCTGAAACAAATACCATGTCATACAAATGTGTAGGAACACTGTCACTTCGCATAGTCCAGGTACTTCCTCCATTCCAGGTATAATATAGCTCACGGTTACAATTGGTCATATAAGCAGTATCTTTGTTGAGGAAATACATGGTGATTATTTCG includes:
- a CDS encoding DUF4180 domain-containing protein — translated: MEFTFTERNGTRVAIVQATGIVIHEVQDALDMMAEARYQDCDNIIVKEEHLDPSFFDLKTGMAGEILQKFSNYRASLAIVGDFTKYKSKALQDFIRESNKFRRVNFVVSVEEGMERMRAGDG